A stretch of the Leptospirillum ferriphilum genome encodes the following:
- a CDS encoding DUF433 domain-containing protein: MSRQIRMNPRVAKGQPCLEGTHIPVSVFLELFKRGYSIERIVSECYPELSREDVVEAIDFMIDWVRRAPMYLPDLVDQKSSESSSIIQLDGLKEQ, from the coding sequence ATGAGCCGACAAATCCGCATGAATCCCCGTGTCGCCAAAGGGCAGCCGTGTCTTGAAGGGACGCATATCCCGGTTTCTGTGTTCCTGGAGCTGTTTAAAAGAGGGTATTCGATCGAAAGAATCGTTTCGGAATGCTATCCGGAGCTTTCCCGGGAAGATGTGGTGGAAGCGATCGATTTCATGATCGACTGGGTTCGTCGGGCCCCGATGTACCTGCCGGACCTTGTGGATCAGAAATCATCGGAATCCTCTTCCATTATTCAATTGGATGGGCTGAAAGAGCAGTGA
- the ispF gene encoding 2-C-methyl-D-erythritol 2,4-cyclodiphosphate synthase produces MKQRSIAVVMAAGGKGVRMGREKPKQFLLLAGKPLFLYSLETCLFHPEIGRVLLGVPREFLAETRNLVETFVTDPDARTRVRIYEGGRRRQDTVALGVRLLEGEPDIVSVMVHDAARPFLSGAILDRACDTLRDGKAFGVGIPVSDTLWKRGESSGRDLLSGIVEREKIVRAQTPQGSPVPVFLEALDRAVRSGDPDFTDEASLFLWAGTPVVIVPGEENNRKITTPEDLAWAEERILCERGFSSMNVMNEAHSGPSGPPPRWPRVGQGVDVHPFEKGRELWLGGIQIPHTHGLSGHSDADAVIHALCDALLGAVGEGDIGHHFPPSDERYRGQRSLFFLESVVTILRKKGYLPYQADLTIVAERPKISPHAGKMREVLAHALGVQPQDISIKATTSEKMGFTGREEGLMALAVATVVPAGEKSGE; encoded by the coding sequence TTGAAACAGCGGTCTATTGCTGTCGTTATGGCGGCCGGGGGAAAGGGCGTCCGCATGGGGCGGGAAAAGCCCAAGCAGTTTCTTCTTCTGGCCGGGAAACCCCTTTTTCTGTATTCCCTCGAAACCTGTCTGTTTCATCCGGAAATCGGCCGGGTCCTTCTCGGCGTTCCCCGGGAGTTTCTTGCGGAAACCCGAAACCTGGTCGAGACGTTTGTGACAGACCCCGATGCGCGGACAAGAGTCCGGATCTACGAAGGCGGCCGTCGCCGCCAGGACACGGTGGCTCTGGGGGTTCGTCTTCTGGAGGGCGAACCGGACATTGTCTCCGTCATGGTGCATGATGCCGCACGCCCGTTTCTTTCCGGTGCGATTCTCGACCGGGCTTGTGATACTCTTCGGGACGGGAAAGCTTTCGGTGTGGGGATTCCGGTCAGTGATACGCTCTGGAAAAGGGGAGAGTCTTCCGGCAGGGATCTTCTTTCCGGGATTGTTGAACGGGAAAAGATCGTGCGGGCCCAGACACCCCAGGGGAGTCCTGTTCCGGTTTTCCTGGAGGCCCTCGACCGGGCCGTCCGTTCCGGTGATCCGGACTTTACGGATGAGGCCAGCCTCTTTCTCTGGGCCGGCACCCCGGTTGTGATTGTTCCGGGAGAGGAAAACAATCGAAAGATCACCACGCCGGAAGATCTGGCGTGGGCGGAAGAACGCATCCTGTGTGAAAGAGGTTTTTCATCCATGAACGTCATGAACGAAGCGCATTCCGGTCCCTCCGGCCCGCCTCCCCGATGGCCTCGCGTTGGTCAGGGGGTGGACGTCCATCCTTTTGAGAAAGGACGGGAGCTCTGGCTGGGGGGGATCCAGATTCCCCACACGCATGGGCTTTCCGGGCATTCCGATGCAGATGCGGTGATCCATGCCCTTTGCGACGCTTTGCTCGGAGCCGTGGGGGAGGGGGACATCGGGCATCACTTTCCGCCCTCCGACGAGCGCTACCGGGGCCAGAGAAGTCTTTTTTTCCTGGAATCCGTCGTCACGATCCTCCGGAAAAAGGGATATCTTCCTTATCAGGCGGATTTGACAATCGTGGCGGAGCGACCGAAAATTTCTCCACATGCAGGGAAAATGCGGGAAGTCCTGGCGCATGCCCTCGGGGTTCAGCCGCAGGATATCAGCATCAAGGCGACGACCAGTGAGAAAATGGGATTTACGGGAAGGGAGGAAGGTCTGATGGCGTTGGCCGTGGCGACAGTTGTTCCGGCAGGGGAGAAGTCAGGGGAATGA
- the bioA gene encoding adenosylmethionine--8-amino-7-oxononanoate transaminase produces MTDISHSFFEHHPPNSFAPEPSGDLGDLDKTWILHPFTPIREWEQDRPMIITGGKGARIFDDRGHSYLDGTSSLWVNLLGHRHPAIDRAIMEQLDKIAHSTFLGLTHEGGIRLAEELGRRAPGNLRRVFYSDNGSTSVEIALKLAYLLRKHSHPGASRFFSLERAYHGDTLGAVGVGGIDRFHSPFHPLVHASLKAPAPDCFLCPLGLSRNQCSIDCADEAIRIIRRHRDELAAVILEPRLQAAGGMIVWPEGYLSRMARAVREEGIPLILDEVATGFGRTGALFACELEGVVPDFLCAGKGLTGGYLPLAVTLFSEETYQRLKNDPGIFYHGHSYTANPLGVAAARATLRALDEGRFIEEIPAKREVFFKLERALDRFPFTGNIRSLGLIFAFDIFSDPSRKIPADRQTMTGIEHRAQSLGLIIRPLMNTLYLIPPLSVSVDELTLMGEILLESLREFTPEGFAKSGKMK; encoded by the coding sequence ATGACAGACATATCCCACTCCTTTTTCGAACATCACCCGCCAAACTCTTTCGCCCCCGAACCGTCCGGAGATCTGGGGGATTTGGATAAAACCTGGATTCTCCACCCGTTCACACCCATCCGCGAATGGGAACAGGACCGACCGATGATCATTACAGGGGGAAAAGGCGCCCGGATTTTCGATGACCGGGGGCATTCCTACCTCGACGGGACGTCCTCCCTCTGGGTCAATCTTCTGGGCCATCGCCATCCCGCAATCGACCGTGCCATCATGGAACAGCTGGATAAGATCGCCCACTCCACCTTTCTGGGGCTCACCCATGAGGGAGGCATCCGGCTGGCGGAAGAGCTCGGACGAAGAGCCCCGGGAAATCTCCGGCGGGTCTTCTATTCCGACAATGGTTCGACCTCCGTTGAAATCGCCCTGAAACTGGCCTACCTCCTCCGAAAACACTCTCATCCCGGCGCTTCCCGTTTTTTCTCCCTGGAAAGAGCCTATCACGGAGACACGTTGGGAGCTGTCGGAGTCGGGGGGATCGACCGGTTCCATTCCCCTTTCCACCCTCTCGTCCACGCATCGCTGAAGGCACCGGCTCCCGACTGTTTTCTTTGCCCTCTTGGGCTTTCCCGGAACCAATGTTCGATCGACTGCGCGGATGAGGCCATCCGAATCATCCGCCGGCACAGGGACGAGCTGGCCGCCGTCATTCTCGAACCCCGCCTTCAGGCCGCTGGAGGAATGATCGTATGGCCCGAGGGATATCTGTCTCGCATGGCCCGGGCGGTCCGGGAAGAGGGAATTCCCCTGATACTCGATGAAGTCGCAACAGGATTTGGACGAACAGGCGCCCTCTTCGCCTGTGAACTTGAAGGGGTTGTCCCCGACTTCCTGTGCGCGGGAAAAGGTCTGACAGGAGGATATCTCCCCCTGGCCGTTACACTTTTCAGCGAAGAAACCTATCAGAGACTGAAAAACGATCCCGGGATTTTCTATCACGGACACAGCTATACCGCCAATCCGCTCGGAGTGGCCGCCGCGCGGGCGACTCTCCGGGCTCTCGACGAAGGCCGGTTTATCGAAGAGATACCCGCGAAAAGAGAGGTTTTTTTCAAACTGGAGAGAGCGCTTGATCGATTTCCCTTTACCGGAAACATCCGCTCCCTGGGTCTCATCTTCGCTTTTGACATTTTCTCCGATCCGTCCCGGAAAATCCCTGCCGATCGTCAAACGATGACCGGCATTGAACACCGGGCTCAATCTTTGGGGCTGATTATTCGTCCTCTGATGAACACGCTCTATCTTATTCCGCCGCTGTCCGTTTCGGTGGATGAGTTGACGCTCATGGGAGAGATTTTGCTTGAGTCCCTTCGGGAATTCACTCCCGAAGGGTTCGCCAAATCCGGTAAAATGAAGTAA
- a CDS encoding polysaccharide deacetylase family protein, translating into MIRLDDGSVLPSILYYHRVSPGVSPEVGVTPEVFRSQMMFLKSSGLQGISLAEGMKGGSPKESCVLTFDDGYLDNYEYAAPILEEMGFRATIFCVSDRLGKLTDWSEDPEWKGVPLMAEEEVCDLSSRGFEIGSHTRTHCDLGRLSRTDPLQARREIFDSRMELEDLLGTAVTSFCYPYGGWTETAIQWVREAGYHQARSVQHARWGKTYETHLLPCRPVSGKMPFWRFGWYARLWRLGL; encoded by the coding sequence GTGATACGCCTGGATGACGGAAGCGTCCTCCCATCGATCCTGTATTACCATCGCGTGTCTCCCGGGGTTTCTCCGGAGGTCGGGGTGACACCCGAGGTTTTCCGGTCCCAGATGATGTTCCTGAAGTCCAGTGGGCTTCAGGGGATTTCTCTTGCGGAGGGGATGAAGGGAGGTTCTCCCAAAGAATCCTGTGTGCTCACCTTTGACGACGGATACCTCGACAACTATGAATATGCGGCCCCCATTCTCGAGGAAATGGGGTTTCGGGCGACCATCTTTTGCGTGTCGGACCGGCTGGGAAAATTGACGGACTGGTCCGAAGACCCGGAGTGGAAAGGGGTTCCGTTGATGGCGGAGGAAGAGGTATGCGATTTGTCCTCCCGCGGGTTCGAAATCGGGTCCCACACCCGCACGCACTGCGACCTGGGAAGATTATCCAGGACGGATCCCCTGCAGGCCAGAAGGGAAATTTTTGACAGCCGCATGGAGCTCGAAGATCTTCTCGGAACGGCAGTCACCTCTTTTTGCTACCCCTATGGAGGATGGACGGAAACGGCCATCCAGTGGGTTCGCGAAGCCGGCTATCATCAGGCCCGTTCCGTCCAGCATGCCCGCTGGGGCAAGACCTACGAGACGCATCTTCTTCCCTGCCGGCCGGTTTCCGGAAAAATGCCCTTCTGGCGCTTTGGATGGTATGCCCGATTGTGGCGTCTGGGTCTTTAA
- a CDS encoding diacylglycerol/lipid kinase family protein, whose amino-acid sequence MTLFQKAEVPSFWPRRPAFFHNTTSGPLWRQPNHLRWQRWFQATFPEGRYVPVSCPDEWPQALASIRTSTPDALFVGGGDGTIHHLLQLDLLPDCPVAMVPLGTANVLSYHLRGKQDFSFYSDRSPLFPVPVRLGEASGRFFLLMAGIGFDGRAAEKVNPRTKRFLGSLAYPLAAFSTFACGPGAPVSLSFQRAGVSLETKKTPWAVLRRFPFYYPPFPAHEEAGMSDHAFRLDLFTGENRRDLFFFFLGAALGKTGRFWRRESFRIEKLSLLEGSPGQMDGESTFFLRTSISVSSRSLTLLFSEKGLRRTGLPKPGQHTSGKSDGSL is encoded by the coding sequence CTGACGCTGTTCCAGAAGGCGGAGGTTCCCTCTTTTTGGCCCCGGAGGCCCGCTTTTTTCCACAACACCACTTCCGGTCCTCTCTGGCGCCAACCAAACCATCTTCGCTGGCAAAGATGGTTTCAAGCCACATTCCCCGAAGGAAGATACGTCCCGGTCAGTTGCCCCGACGAATGGCCACAGGCACTGGCATCCATCCGGACCTCCACTCCGGATGCCTTGTTCGTGGGTGGAGGGGACGGGACGATCCACCATCTCCTGCAACTCGACCTCCTCCCCGACTGCCCGGTCGCCATGGTCCCTCTCGGGACCGCCAACGTTCTTTCCTACCATCTGCGGGGAAAGCAAGACTTTTCATTCTATTCTGACCGGTCTCCCCTCTTTCCGGTTCCCGTCCGACTGGGAGAAGCGTCAGGAAGATTTTTTCTCCTGATGGCAGGGATCGGGTTTGATGGTCGGGCCGCAGAAAAGGTGAATCCCCGAACAAAAAGATTTCTCGGATCACTGGCCTATCCCCTTGCCGCATTTTCGACATTCGCCTGCGGTCCCGGAGCACCGGTTTCTCTCTCTTTCCAGCGCGCCGGCGTCTCTCTTGAAACAAAAAAGACACCCTGGGCCGTTCTGAGGAGGTTTCCCTTTTACTACCCTCCCTTCCCTGCTCATGAAGAGGCAGGAATGTCCGACCACGCGTTTCGGCTCGATCTTTTCACCGGAGAAAACCGACGGGATCTCTTCTTTTTTTTCCTGGGCGCTGCACTGGGGAAAACAGGAAGGTTCTGGCGAAGGGAGTCTTTCCGGATTGAAAAACTGTCCCTTTTGGAGGGGTCTCCGGGACAAATGGATGGAGAATCCACGTTCTTTCTTCGAACTTCAATCTCCGTCTCGTCCCGATCCCTCACGCTTCTTTTTTCGGAAAAGGGACTTCGCCGGACAGGACTTCCAAAACCCGGACAACACACATCAGGAAAGTCTGATGGATCTCTTTGA
- a CDS encoding glycosyltransferase family 4 protein yields MNIFHLDCTTGFGGQESDHLSEALGFLAEGHRYILGTRKGTPLDQRARKEVPTVSMPLSGNMDIVSLRQIRQILLAEKIDVLVTTSYIDSWLGPLAAYSLRKFRPFVVRQRHLFNPPKNLFPYRRMCDRLVVVSDALRLYFLEKGLPFWHVTTIHRGVPELDRRPSAERDGSPCLPDLPAGPMILQVGIFQRDKGQHLALDVFKKLVQKRNDLSLVFVGDGPLLSEVQARADRMFDPDVRRRIVFSGYQDPRPYLRRASVVLQPSLREALGLSILEALAEGLPVVAFRVGGIPEILNHLPPGRGILVQPWNTEAFARAVLEVLGKNIPREPIDHKTVFSRKACVRKTLAFYQDGIEKLRSGSLHKNPYETIGGRADPMFRHDQKSEENA; encoded by the coding sequence GTGAACATCTTTCATCTGGACTGCACGACTGGATTTGGAGGACAGGAAAGCGACCATCTCTCGGAAGCCCTGGGGTTTCTTGCGGAAGGTCACCGCTATATTCTGGGGACCCGAAAAGGAACACCTCTGGACCAAAGGGCGCGGAAGGAAGTTCCGACCGTGTCCATGCCCTTGTCCGGAAATATGGATATTGTCTCTCTCCGTCAGATCCGGCAGATCCTCCTCGCAGAGAAAATCGATGTTCTGGTGACGACAAGCTATATCGACAGCTGGCTCGGACCTCTTGCGGCATATTCACTCCGGAAGTTCCGTCCCTTTGTGGTTCGTCAGCGCCATTTGTTCAATCCGCCCAAAAATCTGTTTCCCTATCGGAGGATGTGCGACAGACTGGTGGTGGTCAGCGATGCTCTCCGGCTGTATTTTCTGGAGAAAGGTCTTCCTTTCTGGCATGTGACAACTATCCATCGGGGGGTTCCGGAGCTCGACAGGCGACCGTCGGCGGAAAGAGACGGTTCTCCCTGCCTTCCTGATTTGCCCGCCGGTCCAATGATTCTTCAGGTCGGCATCTTCCAGCGGGATAAAGGCCAGCATCTGGCGTTGGATGTGTTTAAAAAGCTCGTTCAAAAAAGAAATGACCTCTCTCTGGTCTTTGTCGGAGATGGCCCTCTCCTGTCGGAGGTTCAGGCCAGGGCGGACCGGATGTTTGATCCGGACGTCCGACGCCGGATCGTGTTTTCCGGGTATCAGGATCCGCGTCCCTACCTGCGACGGGCCAGCGTCGTCCTTCAGCCATCTCTCCGGGAAGCCCTGGGGCTTTCGATTCTGGAAGCCCTCGCCGAAGGGTTGCCGGTTGTGGCCTTTCGCGTAGGGGGAATCCCCGAGATTTTGAATCATCTGCCCCCGGGTCGGGGAATTCTCGTCCAGCCATGGAATACAGAAGCGTTTGCCCGTGCCGTTCTGGAGGTTCTGGGGAAAAACATCCCGCGGGAGCCGATCGATCATAAAACCGTGTTTTCCCGCAAAGCCTGTGTCCGGAAAACCCTGGCTTTTTATCAGGACGGGATTGAAAAACTCCGGTCGGGTTCCCTCCACAAGAACCCCTATGAGACAATCGGGGGAAGAGCCGATCCGATGTTCAGGCACGACCAAAAAAGTGAGGAGAACGCATGA
- a CDS encoding PIN/TRAM domain-containing protein, producing the protein MNRSMITQLLFLVITAVAGIYVFTVIRGEPWPVGLGIGMAVGGFAILVQYLFGRFSLRIVLGGLVGLYGGLIAGGLLTYSTGTLFHMTLDQTAPMDIFIGLIMGYFGMVTGIRAGREFQHAGSILSFWLEGYRAIPPKILDTSVIIDGRIADICSTGFLEGVFYLPQFVILELQYIADSPDSMKRARGRRGLDVLQRMRTMSQIKVHITDEDFPHIKDVDAKLVALARRMKARIITNDLNLNKVAELQGVRVLNINDLANAVKPVVLPGENMRIYLVKEGKEHGQAIAYLDDGTMIVVDNARKSIGKNVDVVVTSVLQTSAGRMIFGKLKEDGDVVRERSGEGPGGEGLSP; encoded by the coding sequence ATGAATCGCTCGATGATCACCCAGCTTCTGTTTCTGGTCATAACCGCCGTCGCGGGAATCTATGTCTTTACCGTCATTCGGGGGGAGCCCTGGCCTGTCGGCCTGGGAATCGGGATGGCTGTGGGCGGATTTGCCATTCTGGTTCAGTACCTGTTCGGTCGCTTTTCACTCCGGATCGTTCTGGGGGGACTCGTCGGACTTTATGGAGGTCTGATTGCCGGAGGGCTCCTCACGTATTCGACCGGAACCCTTTTTCACATGACACTCGATCAGACGGCCCCGATGGACATTTTTATCGGCCTGATCATGGGGTATTTCGGGATGGTCACCGGCATCCGGGCCGGGAGAGAGTTCCAGCATGCCGGGTCGATTCTGTCTTTCTGGCTGGAAGGGTACCGGGCGATTCCCCCCAAAATTCTGGATACCAGCGTGATCATCGACGGTCGCATCGCGGATATCTGCTCCACCGGTTTTCTGGAAGGCGTGTTCTATCTGCCCCAGTTCGTGATCCTGGAACTCCAGTATATTGCCGACTCCCCGGACAGTATGAAAAGAGCAAGGGGTCGGCGCGGGCTCGATGTTCTTCAGCGGATGCGCACCATGTCCCAGATCAAGGTGCATATCACGGATGAGGATTTTCCCCATATCAAGGACGTGGACGCAAAGCTGGTGGCGCTTGCCAGACGGATGAAGGCCCGGATCATTACCAATGACCTCAATCTGAACAAGGTGGCGGAACTGCAGGGGGTCCGGGTCCTGAACATCAACGATCTTGCAAATGCGGTGAAGCCTGTTGTCCTTCCCGGCGAAAATATGCGGATCTATCTGGTGAAGGAAGGCAAGGAACACGGTCAGGCCATTGCCTACCTCGACGACGGCACCATGATTGTGGTGGATAACGCCCGCAAATCGATCGGAAAAAATGTCGATGTTGTTGTGACGTCAGTTCTTCAGACATCGGCAGGGCGGATGATTTTTGGAAAACTGAAAGAAGATGGGGATGTTGTCCGGGAGCGGTCCGGAGAAGGCCCTGGAGGGGAGGGCCTCTCTCCTTGA
- a CDS encoding O-antigen ligase family protein, whose protein sequence is MTQVHHKNPGAIGSSVPPSKPFWSFSSSLLQKMRSLLFALLFLCLFNLPFSEALKEISLTAGFFFACVYFFGSGHFRSFWIFSFRTGWPLYLYTGISLLSGLHSINRMEGLRGFWGDLETLMGFLFFGASVAVWKSSGIPRIWMTAALLLGTLAGAGVGIARIVIEHRDFLGMMNLGDKNSTAQFLAILMVIILFLGIDGLLKDKKNRFSLFLLSILPVLAIFLFLTRSRTFLVAVPLAFLVMIVLAKAWRALIVLGGIVGIGALASNFVPILRWEFRTLPRPMSDGSFVSRYPTWEGAIRMWKAHPLLGVGPDNFHMANIHAIYHLPEYASHGHNLFFNLLGEYGSLGVASFFLWLVVWCRKVLIAFRTQRLARSHVALCAGILLLLLVGGIAHPMWGGSTSLMLMLSMVLSLGPLYAEILEPSTSSQQPDSGSAGKKDVFPGQPEGVR, encoded by the coding sequence TTGACGCAAGTTCATCATAAAAACCCGGGTGCCATTGGGTCTTCGGTCCCTCCGAGCAAGCCTTTCTGGTCCTTTTCCTCCTCTCTTCTCCAGAAGATGCGCTCTCTTCTCTTTGCTCTTCTCTTTCTTTGCCTTTTCAATCTTCCTTTTTCCGAAGCGCTGAAAGAAATTTCCCTGACGGCGGGTTTCTTTTTCGCCTGCGTTTATTTCTTCGGGAGCGGGCATTTCAGGTCCTTCTGGATCTTTTCTTTTCGAACCGGATGGCCCCTTTACCTTTACACAGGCATTTCCCTCCTGTCGGGGCTCCATTCGATCAACCGGATGGAGGGTTTGCGGGGGTTCTGGGGCGATCTTGAAACGTTGATGGGGTTTCTGTTTTTCGGAGCGTCCGTTGCCGTGTGGAAGTCTTCCGGGATCCCCAGAATCTGGATGACAGCGGCACTTCTTCTGGGAACCCTGGCCGGCGCGGGAGTCGGTATCGCAAGAATTGTTATTGAGCATCGGGATTTTCTGGGCATGATGAACCTGGGTGACAAAAATTCCACGGCCCAGTTTCTCGCGATTCTCATGGTGATCATTCTTTTTCTCGGGATTGACGGGTTACTGAAAGACAAAAAGAATCGTTTTTCCCTCTTTCTCCTCTCGATTCTCCCCGTGCTGGCAATTTTTCTTTTTCTCACCCGAAGCCGGACTTTTCTTGTCGCCGTTCCGCTGGCCTTTCTGGTCATGATCGTTCTTGCAAAAGCCTGGAGGGCTCTGATCGTTCTGGGGGGAATCGTGGGGATCGGGGCCCTGGCCTCAAATTTTGTCCCGATTCTTCGCTGGGAGTTCCGGACGCTTCCGCGACCGATGTCCGATGGTTCCTTCGTCAGCCGATACCCGACCTGGGAAGGGGCCATCCGGATGTGGAAGGCGCATCCGCTTCTGGGGGTGGGTCCGGACAACTTTCATATGGCGAATATCCATGCCATCTATCATTTGCCCGAATACGCCTCTCACGGGCATAATTTATTTTTTAATCTGCTCGGAGAATACGGATCGCTCGGAGTGGCCTCCTTTTTTCTCTGGCTTGTCGTCTGGTGCCGGAAAGTCCTGATCGCATTCCGGACACAGCGTTTGGCAAGATCCCATGTTGCCCTGTGTGCAGGTATTCTCCTCCTTTTGCTCGTCGGGGGGATTGCCCACCCGATGTGGGGAGGATCGACCTCGCTGATGCTGATGCTTTCCATGGTCCTCTCCCTCGGACCGCTTTATGCGGAAATCCTTGAACCTTCGACTTCCTCACAGCAGCCGGATTCCGGTTCCGCCGGCAAGAAGGACGTTTTTCCGGGGCAACCCGAAGGAGTCCGATGA
- a CDS encoding glycosyltransferase family 9 protein, whose product MNQGKATSPRIGIYRTRYLGDLILFVPVLRKLLERTEPRNLFLVVNEGTEFPLEQLGIPFFSFDRGTLFRKMHSLQSLKKMLKHQFFDYWIDLTLSDRSRHVTRNVKAGMRVACGSENDHRPGDPYDLFVPVDYNHGPGHVVDLWEQVFRKAGIPLPVSEKDGRIPVDPDALQSVDRFLLEKNLLGRPLLVIHPGGRHWFKRWPPDRFGRLATWWHQNRQGATVLVATEAEHTLIESVQSAVLPDDPVVPFFGTVPELHALFSRADLFAGNDSGPLHLARSAGTRVLGFYGSTLPGVWGPLPGEGGRVRTLYHSVACSPCDHTGCTLGNQNCLRQIPLEESLAVLERMEKDERAGSEERL is encoded by the coding sequence ATGAACCAGGGAAAAGCGACTTCACCCCGGATTGGTATCTACCGGACCCGTTATCTTGGAGATCTGATCCTCTTCGTTCCCGTTCTTCGAAAACTTCTGGAACGGACCGAACCCCGGAATCTTTTCCTCGTTGTCAACGAAGGGACGGAATTTCCTTTAGAACAGCTGGGAATCCCTTTTTTTTCCTTCGACCGGGGAACCCTGTTTCGAAAAATGCACAGTCTCCAGAGCCTGAAAAAAATGTTAAAACACCAGTTTTTCGATTACTGGATCGATCTGACCCTTTCCGACAGATCCCGTCACGTGACGCGGAATGTAAAGGCAGGAATGCGGGTCGCATGTGGAAGTGAAAACGATCATCGGCCCGGAGATCCCTATGACCTTTTTGTTCCGGTGGATTATAACCATGGGCCGGGTCATGTCGTCGATCTCTGGGAGCAGGTCTTTCGAAAGGCAGGGATTCCTCTGCCCGTATCGGAAAAGGATGGACGGATTCCGGTGGACCCCGATGCCCTCCAATCGGTTGATCGATTTCTGCTCGAAAAGAATCTTCTGGGTCGGCCCCTGCTGGTGATTCATCCGGGCGGACGCCACTGGTTCAAACGATGGCCTCCGGATCGGTTTGGACGACTGGCCACCTGGTGGCATCAGAACAGACAGGGAGCAACCGTTCTTGTTGCGACAGAGGCCGAACATACCCTCATCGAGTCGGTTCAGTCTGCCGTTTTGCCGGACGACCCGGTCGTTCCTTTTTTCGGGACCGTTCCCGAACTTCACGCCCTTTTTTCCAGAGCGGATCTTTTTGCAGGGAATGACAGCGGACCCCTGCACCTTGCCCGTTCCGCGGGAACACGCGTCCTGGGTTTTTATGGTTCGACTCTTCCCGGGGTCTGGGGGCCTCTTCCCGGAGAGGGCGGGAGAGTCAGGACACTCTATCATTCTGTTGCCTGTTCACCGTGCGATCACACAGGATGCACCCTTGGAAACCAGAACTGTCTGCGCCAAATTCCTCTGGAAGAATCCCTCGCTGTTTTGGAGAGAATGGAAAAGGACGAACGCGCAGGGAGCGAGGAACGCTTGTGA
- a CDS encoding patatin-like phospholipase family protein, with translation MVDVLAKSRMEELEAGHIFPEKIREGFVLVLSGGVIRGAGHLGFLAACQQANLPVRGIVATSAGAIAGAVFQSGKSTTEEAQKRLKTLRTWEMFRFRPRRGGFLDAGRTAELVGEMIGPETTFSDLRGPLAVAAVSLASRNLALLKEGSVPLAVAASSALPPFFQPVEIGGVPYVDGGLLSVLPVMAARTLYPHTPIVAVNVNDREGRQGRPGLSSWLEDGTSRHPGGPVSWNMLLHPLSSLGLEIVWVTRMEAALSDWYVGTSTGQFSLMDRRNLDRIFRMGYDSGVKFSMFFR, from the coding sequence TTGGTTGATGTCCTGGCGAAGAGCCGGATGGAAGAGCTGGAGGCCGGCCACATTTTTCCCGAAAAGATTCGGGAAGGATTCGTTCTTGTCCTGTCGGGCGGGGTCATTCGGGGAGCTGGACATCTCGGGTTTCTGGCAGCCTGCCAGCAGGCGAATCTTCCGGTCCGTGGCATTGTTGCCACAAGTGCCGGGGCCATTGCCGGAGCCGTCTTCCAGTCGGGAAAGTCTACCACAGAAGAAGCCCAAAAACGACTGAAAACCTTGCGGACATGGGAAATGTTCCGATTTCGTCCCCGGAGGGGAGGGTTCCTTGACGCCGGTCGAACGGCCGAACTTGTGGGAGAGATGATCGGTCCGGAAACCACTTTTTCGGACCTCCGGGGACCTCTGGCAGTCGCGGCCGTGTCTTTGGCGAGCCGGAACCTCGCTCTTCTGAAAGAGGGGTCTGTTCCCCTTGCGGTGGCCGCATCGAGCGCTCTTCCCCCTTTTTTCCAGCCAGTCGAGATTGGAGGGGTTCCGTATGTCGATGGTGGCCTTTTGTCCGTATTGCCGGTGATGGCGGCCCGAACGCTCTACCCCCACACTCCTATCGTCGCGGTCAATGTCAACGACCGGGAGGGCAGGCAGGGGAGGCCGGGTCTTTCTTCCTGGCTGGAAGACGGAACCTCCCGCCATCCTGGAGGACCGGTTTCCTGGAACATGCTTTTGCATCCCCTGTCGTCGCTGGGGCTGGAGATTGTCTGGGTGACCCGGATGGAAGCGGCTCTTTCCGACTGGTATGTGGGAACCTCGACAGGTCAATTCTCTCTGATGGACCGGAGGAATCTGGACCGGATCTTTCGAATGGGTTATGATTCCGGGGTGAAATTCTCCATGTTTTTTCGTTAA